A stretch of the Theileria equi strain WA chromosome 1, complete sequence genome encodes the following:
- a CDS encoding hypothetical protein (encoded by transcript BEWA_018470A) produces the protein MFIFGILIKKTTADFVNRNSVKYYKQGRTVTIRASQLEVNIDCKDQIVHILSAFEHCRGTINSFTSKAARECENKNSCLFKFECPDAHLGRVISYNCRSPEPFDVTTETKNATYVPQDGSAVLRCGNNRFLDIVQAHFLSGHHKKKALLSTNVTDLVSRGCGFAQACTFIPKNLPKFNPELRDRFIYIQFTCVTEAFVCRQITCRENSTCKHDGLGPTKCICNHGYIDVNSICVKRNEVSALKSSDRPPWRSWGRGIPGQLGTLGPSPMAEKPEEGITIVDRSRNKKVLDKDNNDGKGNNLTDENIESDKSIIEKKDTTLHNNVMEGIGSEINDNKGPDNNETEAELQKEENKGFEDEGVYVGELDTENPLGTSDPSGLDEVLKVLEESRQDINDDQEMNQYDVIDIPAEGVDNVLHGDNAGIMEHMIYTNWLCQHRKPTG, from the exons ATGTTTATATTTGGTATTCTGATAAAGAAAACAACTGCCG ATTTCGTAAACCGTAACAGTGTTAAGTATTATAAACAGGGAAGGACTGTAA CTATAAGGGCTTCTCAACTAGAAGTGAATATAGACTGTAAGGATCAAATTGTGCATATTTTAAGTGCTTTTGAACATTGCAGGGGCACAATAAATTCTTTTACTAGTAAAGCTGCCAGAGAATGCGAAAATAAAAACAGCTGTCTTTTCAAATTCGAATGTCCTGATGCGCATTTAGGAAGAGTTATCAGTTATAATTGCAGAT CACCAGAACCATTTGACGTAACAACGGAAACGA AAAATGCTACCTATGTTCCTCAGGATGGTTCAGCTGTTCTTAGATGTGGCAACAATAGATTTTTGGATATTGTACAGGCACACTTTCTTTCAGGTCACCACAAAAAGAAAGCACTGCTATCAACAAATGTAACTGATCTTGTTTCTAGAGGTTGTGGCTTTGCTCAAGcatgtacatttatacCGAAAAATTTACCAAAATTCAATCCAGAACTTAGAGATAGATTCATTTATATACAATTCACCTGTGTCACTG AAGCATTTGTTTGTCGACAGATTACATGCAGGGAAAATTCCACATGTAAGCATGACGGTCTTGGACCCACAAAATGCATATGTAACCACGGATATATTGATGTCAATTCTATTTGTGTAAAAAGGAATGAGGTTTCTGCCTTAAAATCATCCGATAGGCCTCCGTGGAGGTCCTGGGGAAGAGGTATTCCTGGGCAGTTGGGCACATTAGGACCCTCCCCTATGGCAGAAAAACCCGAAGAAGGTATTACTATTGTTGATCGTTCACGTAATAAAAAAGTGTTGGATAAAGATaataatgatggaaaaggtaATAACCTTacagatgaaaatattgaaagTGATAAAAGCATTATTGAGAAAAAAGATACAACCTTGCATAATAATGTTATGGAAGGTATAGGATCAGAAataaatgataataaaGGACCTGACAACAACGAAACTGAAGCCGAACTACAGAAGGAGGAAAACAAAGGttttgaagatgaaggtgTCTATGTTGGGGAGTTGGATACAGAGAATCCACTAGGGACTAGTGATCCATCAGGCCTGGACGAAGTTCTCAAAGTTTTAGAGGAATCTAGGCAagatataaatgatgaCCAAGAAATGAATCAATATGACGTAATTGACATACCAGCAGAAGGTGTTGATAACGTACTGCATGGAGATAATGCAGGAATTATGGAACACATGATATATACTAATTGGCTATGCCAACACAGAAAACCTACCGGGTAA
- a CDS encoding hypothetical protein (encoded by transcript BEWA_018440A): MMEKQVQGAASEAESSNLRVSSRPTLFNLLEVLASDSMTTPSQRQCIRDIVTEFLANKFEHSKVYSYIGAVVGHDRLHSVIKQLESDTDRAPLPDQNGLMRIESAFNLTKSYRGTSVRDPKPVQAPVTNGMGTAGYSSGAKDDILLSIRRNLSVKRPVEPANRVKTNLSSIRTASAGVLLQKACWLPIRRTLSAGPLYGHSLICIGSRAYLLGGSNGRSQGLNLARAHVVNLVDFSSKQIMFSGDIPSHREGNTCNVAIIQQTHAIIIFGGFNGERFFNDIYILDLEKRKWIRKHTTGRAPPPRDEHSALVYPARCESAQKSNTGATYLFVFGGKTGLRNQFQCLNDMWAYDILNSSWAQVECSDSSKPSPRFGVCALWADDDTICVFGGETSSANGFVDRNERCLLDDLWMFRLNGPLSGTWTNDQYEGNIGPRSHYSSIFIAQRCKEFHTGVPKTIERLMLLTGGLTYAPGNKRTVVASDKLYFYFFSQRRWYSLKPNYPRNYVGEPFEPRQLHVACFFEKRNILFPGTKPSVPCIFFHGGFHKKQILSDAWVLSLTGEDLFFKNSVLSPVDTVQSKGTDIRDIRVYPPWFYRESHSPGLLWALCSAQRWAFGAIAHLVSNALKESVSSSRIHIRWEVSPQGDEGMLSIQDDGTGLDYTAMNKLLKLFGQSKTGERNPSYEYGCGFKMAFARIASSCAVMSRAHDSIGIGMLSLELMGQCESREMAAPMCMWKLPSKELINRDGACMVDQRHHQRLLMSYSPFNSAALLAEQINVLGVSPGTRILFWQIRDDLDNLFLSKEDGTILLNSSSVNDVSTMVDSDGKLQENSMNSEDDGDASENVKAESADSEVPDVPRAKFAWEVLFPLWTESKYSPDYCLPTYLYWLHLYSSCSLAVQDCELSPYIYNNVSENEPEEPTISQAYSCARNGCDYCGVSPIGRSLSGGRNLLSFLRKRLFKSVEIPFLFHPSDHSNGCFALVGFLNDNSNAIQEAPSDDSERVCEAGILLYFKGRLIRRLEGHFPAPSVEIDGAKSEPNGSLFKGELYRFALTAIISVPDWLIPAVNKQEFVHENNRVFFEFKTKLLKLLNEYCRVCLNDEERMEWQTNRIQELMNYDQTVNSNRSKRPLDRDSDEEQHPNWGHESPPINPQPDANTQSDEPVENKDASADQDVSTSNLEEISGASINNRDTSPDLSIDQGPEQSLHTNMGTSYVPTEAPQPLDTLADVSVEYKEESITNDENVYVDKEPM; the protein is encoded by the coding sequence atgatggagaaacAGGTCCAGGGTGCAGCTTCTGAAGCTGAATCATCCAATTTACGGGTATCTTCTCGTCCCACACTCTTTAACTTGTTGGAGGTGTTGGCAAGTGATTCCATGACAACACCTTCGCAACGTCAGTGTATAAGGGATATAGTAACGGAATTTCTTGCCAATAAATTTGAACATTCCAAGGTATATTCGTACATTGGAGCTGTTGTAGGTCATGATCGGCTACACAGCGTTATAAAGCAGTTGGAGTCCGATACCGATCGTGCTCCATTGCCGGATCAAAATGGGCTGATGCGTATTGAGTCTGCTTTTAATTTGACAAAGAGTTACAGAGGCACCTCTGTTCGTGACCCTAAGCCTGTCCAAGCACCAGTTACAAATGGGATGGGAACTGCAGGCTATTCCTCAGGTGCAAAGGATGATATTTTACTATCAATACGTCGTAATTTAAGCGTTAAAAGACCAGTAGAACCCGCTAATAGAGTAAAGACTAATCTATCGAGCATTCGTACTGCATCTGCAGGTGTGTTGCTACAAAAGGCATGTTGGTTGCCCATTAGAAGAACATTGAGTGCTGGTCCTTTGTATGGCCACTCCTTGATTTGTATTGGTAGTCGTGCATACTTGTTGGGAGGGAGTAATGGAAGGAGTCAAGGATTGAACCTAGCCAGAGCACATGTTGTAAATTTGGTTGATTTCAGCTCAAAACAAATAATGTTCAGCGGAGATATTCCATCTCATCGTGAAGGTAATACATGTAACGTTGCAATCATCCAACAGACTCACGCAATCATTATTTTTGGAGGTTTCAACGGAGAAAGGTTTTTTAATGATATTTACATTCTTGATCTTGAGAAGAGGAAATGGATTCGCAAACATACGACTGGAAGGGCCCCTCCTCCAAGAGATGAACACTCTGCCCTTGTTTATCCTGCCAGATGCGAATCGGCACAAAAATCTAACACCGGAGCAACTTATCTCTTTGTTTTTGGCGGAAAAACTGGTCTTCGCAATCAATTTCAGTGTCTGAATGATATGTGGGCATATGATATACTGAATTCTTCATGGGCTCAAGTAGAGTGTTCAGATTCGTCAAAGCCCTCTCCAAGGTTTGGAGTATGTGCTCTTTGGGCTGATGATGATACGATATGCGTATTTGGTGGTGAAACCAGTTCGGCCAATGGATTTGTTGATCGTAATGAACGTTGTCTACTTGATGATTTATGGATGTTTCGCTTAAATGGTCCTCTATCGGGTACATGGACAAATGATCAGTATGAGGGAAATATAGGCCCAAGATCTCActattcatccatatttataGCTCAACGTTGCAAAGAATTTCATACGGGTGTTCCTAAAACTATAGAACGTCTTATGCTTTTGACCGGTGGTCTCACATATGCGCCTGGTAACAAACGTACTGTGGTAGCTTCAGACAAACTATACTTCTATTTCTTTTCCCAGCGAAGATGGTACAGTTTGAAGCCGAATTATCCAAGGAACTATGTCGGCGAACCCTTTGAACCTAGGCAGTTACACGTCGCCTGTTTCTTTGAAAAGCGGAATATATTATTTCCAGGAACAAAACCTTCTGTTCCATGTATATTCTTTCACGGTGGATTTCACAAAAAACAGATATTGAGTGATGCTTGGGTTTTAAGCCTTACTGGGGAAGACTTGTTCTTCAAAAATTCTGTTTTATCTCCTGTTGACACCGTACAAAGCAAGGGTACCGATATTCGCGATATTCGTGTTTATCCTCCTTGGTTTTACAGAGAGTCACATTCACCTGGTCTCCTCTGGGCTTTGTGCAGTGCTCAACGCTGGGCATTTGGTGCTATTGCACATCTTGTTTCAAATGCGCTAAAGGAATCTGTTTCGAGTAGCAGGATTCACATCCGTTGGGAAGTATCTCCGCAAGGTGATGAAGGAATGTTAAGTATTCAGGATGATGGAACTGGTTTGGACTATACTGCCATGAATAAATTGCTGAAACTTTTTGGACAATCTAAGACAGGAGAAAGGAATCCAAGTTATGAATATGGCTGTGGATTCAAAATGGCGTTTGCAAGAATTGCATCCAGTTGCGCGGTCATGTCTAGAGCTCATGATAGTATAGGAATTGGAATGTTATCTTTGGAATTGATGGGCCAGTGTGAATCTCGTGAAATGGCCGCCCCCATGTGTATGTGGAAGTTGCCTTCTAAGGAGCTCATTAATCGTGATGGAGCATGTATGGTGGATCAGCGTCACCATCAGAGACTCTTAATGAGTTATAGTCCATTTAACAGTGCTGCCCTTCTAGCTGAACAGATTAATGTCTTAGGTGTTAGTCCGGGTACCAGGATTTTATTTTGGCAAATTCGTGATGATTTGGataatttgtttttgtcTAAGGAAGATGGTACTATATTGTTGAATAGTTCTAGTGTAAATGACGTTTCAACTATGGTTGATTCAGATGGAAAATTGCAGGAGAACTCTATGAATTCGGAAGATGATGGGGATGCTTCTGAGAATGTTAAGGCTGAAAGTGCAGATTCCGAGGTTCCAGATGTTCCTAGAGCCAAATTTGCATGGGAAGTGCTATTTCCTCTATGGACTGAAAGTAAGTATTCTCCGGATTATTGCCTTCCTACCTATCTCTATTGGTtacatttgtattcatCGTGCTCTCTTGCTGTTCAGGATTGTGAGCTTTCACcttacatttataacaatGTTTCGGAGAATGAGCCGGAGGAGCCCACGATTTCTCAGGCTTACTCTTGTGCCAGAAATGGATGTGACTATTGTGGAGTCTCACCCATTGGACGAAGTCTATCAGGAGGTAGAAACTTACTTTCGTTCCTTCGTAAACGTCTTTTTAAGTCGGTTGaaattccatttttgtttcatcCATCTGACCATTCAAATGGGTGTTTTGCTCTTGTAggatttttaaatgataaTTCAAACGCAATTCAAGAGGCTCCAAGTGATGACTCTGAACGTGTTTGTGAAGCAGGAATCTTGTTGTATTTTAAGGGAAGGTTAATAAGAAGGCTTGAGGGTCACTTTCCCGCACCATCCGTTGAGATCGATGGCGCGAAATCTGAACCAAATGGATCTCTCTTTAAGGGTGAGTTGTATAGATTCGCATTAACAGCGATCATAAGTGTGCCGGACTGGCTAATTCCAGCGGTTAATAAGCAAGAGTTTGTACACGAAAACAACAGAGTATTTTTTGAGTTTAAAACAAAGCTTTTGAAGCTTTTGAATGAGTACTGCAGGGTTTGTctaaatgatgaagaaagGATGGAGTGGCAAACCAATAGAATACAGGAACTTATGAACTATGATCAGACTGTTAACTCTAATCGTAGTAAAAGACCCTTGGACAGGGACTCTGATGAAGAGCAACATCCCAACTGGGGTCATGAATCTCCACCAATAAATCCACAGCCTGATGCTAACACACAATCGGATGAACCAGTCGAAAATAAGGACGCATCCGCAGATCAGGATGTAAGTACCTCAAATTTAGAGGAGATATCGGGAGCAAGTATAAATAACAGGGACACAAGTCCAGATTTGTCCATAGATCAGGGTCCTGAGCAGAGTCTACACACTAATATGGGGACGAGTTACGTTCCTACAGAAGCGCCTCAGCCTCTTGACACTTTGGCCGATGTGTCGGTGGAGtacaaagaagaaagtaTTACAAATGACGAGAATGTGTACGTGGATAAAGAGCCAATGTAG
- a CDS encoding methionine-tRNA ligase, putative (encoded by transcript BEWA_018490A): MEELVVDLSSNEGIILNLIWTYAGIGAIPLTAASSRNVVLLKFSDGRDSIKSLPTVLDYVFKTLEHQSLLIPSDIALQGTMDSFIDLAYKHNFDILDLESLRILDNYLLNETFLAGYSVTVADLVIFVSVYNWVLRSKQKERLEFGNLMRWFDHIQHLPEIITSIEGFSLISLFDEKLVITKEKKATKTASKKDAEGKKVKKSEVPVETRPYDDVTRLNILVGLVNSIRKHPGADKLYCLKIDIGTEVRSICSGLVEFLEPDQILNKKVCVLANLPPKVLRGEESNGMVLCVSNEDHTVVQLLEPPSDTPVGERISFDGYTGEPDGVLSTKKGKETFYMVQKDFICRDRIGYYKVVSTHNSCLIIERRIPTFVPQRVFAVAHL; encoded by the exons ATGGAGGAACTAGTGGTGGATCTTTCTTCAAACGAAGGAATTATTTTAAACCTCATCTGGACCTATGCTGGTATAGGTGCAATTCCACTTACCGCAGCGTCGAGTCGTAAT GTTGTACTACTAAAGTTCTCAGATGGAAGAGACTCTATTAAGAGTCTTCCTACGGTTCTGGACTACGTCTTCAAAACTTTGGAGCATCAATCACTTCTTATTCCCTCGGATATTGCCTTACAG GGTACCATGGACTCATTCATTGACTTAGCATATAAGCATAATTTCGACATACTAGATTTGGAGTCCTTAAGG ATTCTGGACAATTACCTCTTAAACGAAACATTTTTAGCTGGTTATTCCGTAACAGTAGCAGATCTGGTTATATTTGTATCAGTTTATAACTGGGTG TTGCGTTCCAAACAGAAAGAGCGTCTAGAATTCGGAAATCTCATGAGATGGTTCGACCACATACAGCATCTTCCCG AGATTATTACATCGATTGAAGGGTTTTCATTGATATCGCTTTTTGAT GAGAAGCTTGTGATCACAAAGGAGAAGAAGG CGACAAAAACTGCCTCTAAAAAAGATGCTGAGGGGAAGAAAGTTAAAAAATCAGAGGTTCCAGTTGAAACAAGGCCTTATGACGATGTTACACGTTTAAAT ATATTGGTTGGATTGGTAAACTCCATTAGAAAGCATCCCGGTGCAGATAA ACTCTACTGTCTAAAAATAGACATTGGAACAGAAGTACGCAGTATATGTTCAGGTCTGGTTGAGTTTTTGGAGCCAGACCAAATTCTTAACAAGAAGGTTTGCGTGTTAGCAAACTTACCACCTAAAGTCTTGCGCGGTGAAGAGTCGAATGGAATGGTTTTGTGCGTGTCAAATGAAGATCATACAGTAGTACAACTATTAGAGCCACCATCAGATACTCCA GTTGGGGAGCGTATTTCTTTCGATGGTTATACGGGGGAACCAGATGGTGTTCTATCTACtaaaaaaggaaaagagaCGTTTTATATGGTCcaaaag GATTTCATTTGTCGTGACCGTATTGGATACTACAAGGTAGTTTCCACACATAATTCTTGCTTAATTATTGAACGCAGGATTCCAACTTTCGTACCTCAAAGGGTGTTTGCTGTTGCTCATCTATAG
- a CDS encoding Derl-like family member protein (encoded by transcript BEWA_018460A), with protein sequence MDSIIGPIPFMTRIYLATSVFLMALCSLDIISPLNLYMSWTLVFQGEIWRVVTCFVYFGSFGMIFFWNIYVLIHYCSSLESVTMQNKPADFLWMLICTGTMLLGLSQIFGHSMFYGGTMINILTYIWGRKNPYSRVGIVFLSVPAPYLPWILTILSYLADYLLNENLLGILVGHVYYFFTDVFPKMPISGGRQIFATPEFLKYLLNQYA encoded by the exons ATGGATTCCATAATAGGGCCAATACCTTTTATGACCCGTATCTATTTGGCCACCTCTGTGTTTTTGATGGCACTCTGCTCTTTGGACATAATAAGTCCGCTGAACTTGTATATGAGTTGGACACTGGTATTTCAAGGCGAGATATGGAGAGTTGTCACTTGCTTCGTTTACTTTGGTTCTTTTGGAATGATCTtcttttggaatatttatgTGTT GATACACTATTGCAGTTCATTAGAAAGTGTAACTATGCAGAATAAACCCGCAGACTTTTTGTGGATGTTGATATGCACTGGAACAATGCTGCTT GGATTATCGCAAATATTTGGCCACAGTATGTTTTATGGCGGCACTATGATTAACATTTTGACATATATTTGGGGTAGAAAGAATCCATATAGCAGAGTGGGCATTGTTTTTTTATCGGTTCCGGCCCCTTATCTGCCATG GATCCTCACTATATTGTCATATTTAGCTGATTACCTATTGAATGAAAACCTTCTTGGAATACTAGTAGGCCATGTATATTACTTTTTCACAGATgtttttccaaaaatgcCAATCTCTGGTGGGCGCCAAATATTCGCTACTCCGGaattttt GAAATACCTATTAAATCAATACGCTTAG
- a CDS encoding hypothetical protein (encoded by transcript BEWA_018450A), whose product MGSVVLNDEELRCFRTKMCNNLLNGKCHFKESRCIFSHNSICTRRCPIYLSDTTFIRYIPLFCSHVVLGQNYKTIKSNCPFGNECIYSHSLDEILYHPQFYKTITCEHYVKGGCKHTFCPFVHSDLERRPVDHYKLPFTNNIYIPPNKFITVVDTITQSKNMGKKRLDTDGTSPTRSNTGTPAISPPLSCDLNNSGSTSDYGSQ is encoded by the coding sequence ATGGGATCTGtagttttaaatgatgaGGAGCTTAGGTGCTTCCGCaccaaaatgtgtaataATCTTttaaatggaaaatgtcACTTTAAGGAATCTAGGTGTATATTCAGCCACAATTCTATTTGCACAAGAAGGTGCCCAATCTACCTTTCCGATACGACGTTCATTAGGTACATTCCCCTTTTCTGCTCACATGTTGTTCTAGGACAGAATTATAAGACCATTAAGTCAAACTGTCCTTTTGGAAACGAATGTATCTATTCGCACTCTTTGGATGAGATATTGTATCATCCACAGTTTTATAAGACCATCACTTGTGAACACTATGTCAAAGGTGGCTGCAAGCATACGTTTTGCCCATTTGTGCACTCTGATTTGGAAAGAAGACCAGTGGATCATTACAAGCTCCCATTTACCAACAACATTTACATTCCCCCGAACAAATTTATAACAGTTGTGGACACTATAACTCAATCGAAAAATATGGGCAAGAAGAGATTGGATACAGATGGAACATCACCTACCCGCTCTAACACCGGTACACCTGCAATATCTCCACCCCTGTCTTGTGATTTAAACAACTCTGGGTCTACAAGCGACTACGGATCTCAGTGA
- a CDS encoding hypothetical protein (encoded by transcript BEWA_018500A) — protein MSEITIATVTTSLLVVLGVSVLLNSITSKKEDLPVKLPVNVSKPLITFSSFYFKWKLFCTALLRFVTEPHSPKYDEGIKAQSALFNDPEFVLVKTKTIYFIRHGQSVWNASFSTFDNIFFVVLRIFRTILFEFFLLSTNDSLIYDSPLSLFGVSQCMDTAQLFSSVPPDSELENDISILTGKSTKSTVLFSSYLRRAQSTMILLLQSRLNSTNENIFISHELEELIRNPDTVTLYSSFGYITFPLMEKLFSPQSFNKYQRLKMVEHDSPSLRRAYPKVKSFFNRLFTKVDEDVIIVCGHSRWIRYTLNVFFPKSSIDRDYTDKKISNCGIIKFDVQFKKKETGEEFFVCDPKSLKIVNGGFA, from the coding sequence atgtcagAAATCACTATCGCAACAGTAACAACATCTCTACTGGTTGTTCTCGGAGTGTCAGTATTGCTAAATTCTATAACAAGTAAAAAAGAAGATCTACCTGTAAAACTACCTGTTAATGTGAGTAAGCCTCTCATAAcattttcctccttttattttaaatggAAGTTATTTTGTACAGCATTGTTGAGATTTGTGACTGAGCCTCACTCTccaaaatatgatgaagGGATTAAGGCACAGTCCGCCCTATTTAATGATCCTGAGTTTGTTTTAGTAAAAACAAAGACGATATATTTCATACGACACGGGCAGTCCGTTTGGAATGCATCCTTTTCTACGTTTGATAACATCTTTTTTGTTGTTTTAAGGATATTTAGAACAATTTTGTTTGAATTCTTTTTGCTGAGCACAAATGATAGTTTGATTTATGATTCACCTCTATCCCTTTTTGGAGTGTCACAATGCATGGATACCGCCCAGTTATTTTCTAGTGTACCACCAGATTCTGAGCttgaaaatgatatttCTATACTGACTGGGAAGTCTACAAAGTCAACTGTGCTATTTTCATCCTACTTGAGGCGTGCCCAGAGTACCATGATATTACTTTTACAATCTCGTTTAAACTCTACcaatgaaaatatttttatatctCATGAATTAGAGGAGCTTATCAGGAATCCTGATACTGTTACCTTGTACTCATCATTTGGGTATATAACTTTTCCGCTGATGGAGAAATTATTTTCACCTCAATCTTTCAACAAATACCAGAGGTTGAAGATGGTAGAACACGATTCTCCATCTCTTCGTAGGGCATATCCAAAGGTAAAGTCATTTTTCAATAGACTTTTTACCAAGGTGGATGAGGATGTTATTATTGTTTGTGGCCATAGTCGCTGGATTAGATACACCTTAAACGTTTTTTTCCCCAAGAGCTCAATTGATAGGGATTATACTGATAAAAAGATTTCCAACTGTGGAATCATAAAATTTGATGTGCAGTTCAAGAAAAAGGAAACTGGAGAAGAGTTTTTTGTTTGTGACCCAAAATCTCTCAAGATAGTCAATGGAGGATTCGCATAA
- a CDS encoding hypothetical protein (encoded by transcript BEWA_018430A), producing MEILDLFANDDIEEDNCPGDTRNLERQEEVHYEHQTFDVCEDSIDIFSSGALEKLAELNPNLILPYVLPLKPLKLDKGGKPSNLFSKLGQHFIHIQMPFVLPALRREPCPKGNEPTCPEEVNTEIYQSSRLDCLPSGRLGKLRVHKSGKMVLQIDGHSFVFSQGNKLTCKQRVCCYLEENNEFAFLGELNRRFVASPDFTNLL from the exons ATGGAAATTCTTGATCTATTTGCAAACGATGATATAGAAGAGGACAATTGTCCTGGTGATACCAGAAATTTAGAACGACAAGAGGAGGTTCACTATGAGCATCAAACTTTTGACGTTTGTGAGGATTCCATTGATATATTCAGCTCTGGAGCCCTGGAAAAATTAGCCGAATTGAATCCTAATTTGATATTGCCTTATGTTTTGCCATTAAAGCCTTTAAAATTG GATAAGGGAGGCAAACCATCTAATCTATTCAGCAAACT GGGACAGCACTTCATACACATCCAAATGCCTTTCGTGCTCCCGGCACTGCGCAGGGAACCTTGCCCAAAAG GAAACGAACCAACATGTCCCGAAGAAGTGAATACAGAAATATACCAGTCCTCACGCCTGGATTGCCTGCCGTCCGGAAGACTAGGAAAGCTAAGAGTACACAAAAGCGGGAAAATGGTACTACAGATAGATGGCCACTCGTTCGTATTCTCTCAAGGAAACAAATTGACTTGTAAACAAAGGGTCTGCTGTTAtttggaagaaaataatgaaTTCGCCTTCCTTGGTGAGCTAAACAGGAGATTCGTGGCTTCGCCagattttacaaatttgttgTAA
- a CDS encoding DEAD box ATP-dependent RNA helicase family member protein (encoded by transcript BEWA_018480A), with translation MADSESRNSQSTYANGTDAMESNYDEVVDSFDALKLNEDLLRGIYSYGFERPSAIQQRGIKPIIENYDTIGQAQSGTGKTATFSIAALQIINYDLMSCQILILAPTRELAQQIQKVVLALGDYLKVQCHACVGGTVVRDDVHKLKAGVHMVVGTPGRVYDMIDKKALLTDKMKLFILDEADEMLSRGFKGQIQEVFKRLPSDIQVALFSATMPNEILELTTKFMRSPKRILVKKDELTLEGIKQFYVMVDKDYKFETLCDLYESVTITQAIIYCNTRRKVDMLTQKMQEKDFTVSSMHGDMGQKERDLIMREFRSGSTRVLITTDLLARGIDVQQVSLVINYDLPISPDNYIHRIGRSGRFGRKGVAINFVTQHDSEAMKNIENYYNTQIEEMPADVCFQPINSSFTDFRIHVRSYSRLLIYYKNLRWDLVCSFLSICFEINILIYRTKHV, from the exons ATGGCTGACTCAGAATCACGTAATTCCCAGTCAACCTATGCAAATGGGACAGATGCAATGGAATCAAACTACGATGAGGTAGTTGATTCGTTCGATGCTTTGAAGTTGAATGAAGACTTATTACGTGGAATTTATTCTTATGGTTTTGAACGTCCCTCTGCAATCCAGCAACGTGGAATCAAACCTATTATAGAAAATTACGATACAATTGGTCAGGCCCAGTCCGGTACAGGAAAAACCGCTACATTTAGTATTGCGGCCCTCCAAATTATTAATTATGATCTGATGTCTTgtcaaattttgattttgGCTCCAACTAGGGAACTTGCCCAGCAAATTCAAAAG GTTGTTTTGGCACTTGGTGACTATCTTAAAGTCCAGTGTCATGCTTGTGTTGGTGGAACCGTTGTTAGAGATGATGTACATAAGTTGAAGGCAGGAGTGCACATGGTTGTCGGAACCCCCGGTCGTGTTTATGATATGATTGACAAGAAGGCCTTGTTGACCGACAAAATGAAGCTTTTTATCCTTGATGAGGCTGATGAAATGCTTTCGCGTGGATTCAAAGGTCAAATCCAAGAAG TATTCAAGCGGCTACCGTCTGATATTCAAGTAGCTCTCTTCAGTGCTACAATGCCCAACGAAATCCTTGAATTGACTACCAAATTCATGAGATCACCAAAGCGTATTTTAgtgaagaaggatgaattgACATTGGAAGGTATCAAGCAATTCTATGTCATGGTCGATAAGGattataaatttgaaaCACTTTGTGATCTCTATGAGTCTGTCACAATTACTCAGGCTATTATCTACTGCAATACCAGAAGGAAGGTTGACATGCTCACCCAAAAAATGCAAGAGAAGGACTTTACCGTCTCTAGCATGCATGGAGATATGGGTCAAAAGGAACGTGATCTTATTATGAGAGAGTTCAGATCTGGATCTACCCGTGTATTGATCACCACTGACTTGCTAGCCAGAGGAATTGATGTACAACAAGTCTCACTTGTTATCAACTATGATCTTCCAATTTCACCAGACAATTATATCCACAG AATTGGTCGTTCTGGAAGGTTTGGTCGTAAGGGTGTTGCTATTAACTTCGTTACTCAACATGATAGTGAGGCAATGAAAAACATCGAAAACTATTATAACACACAGATAGAGGAAATGCCTGCAGATGTTTGTTTTCAACCCATAAATTCATCTTTTACAGATTTCCGAATACATGTGAGGTCATATTCGAGGCTATTAATATATTATAAGAATTTGAGATGGGATCTTGTATGTTCCTTTTTAAGCATCTGTTTTGAGATAAATATACTAATATATCGAACAAAGCATGTGTAA